The Vicinamibacterales bacterium genome contains the following window.
GCTGGGCACCGGCGAGCGCGCCTCGCTGGCGGAGACCGCCGGCGGCATCGCCAGCGGTTTCGTCGCCTCGTCACTGGGCAAGTCGATCGGCCGCGCCCTGGACGTGGACCTCTTCGAGATCACGACGTCGGACCCGGAGACCGGCGAGACGGCGGGCGGCGTGACGCTCGGCAAGCAGGTCGGCGATCGCGCCTTCGTCCGCTTCCGGCAGCAGTTCGGTCAGCGCAGCTTCACCGAGTTCATGCTCGAGTACCAGCTCGCGAGGTTCCTCCGCGCCGAGACCCGCATCTCGCCGGAAACCAGCGGCGTCGCCAACCGGTTGACGCAGCGCCGCGTCGAGCGCGCCGGGATCGATCTGATTTTCTTCTTCAGCTATTAGGGAATCGCAGCGCCGTTCGCGGTCGCGACCTGGCCTCGGATCGGTGGCAGTCGTGATCGCGATCGCACTCAGCGCCCGCGCTCACGACGTGCTCAGTGCCGGCCGAGCAGCGCGACCTGGACGCGGGCGTCGTTGAAACAGGCGCCGCCGCCCAGATCCGTCAGCGTGTCCGGCACCAGCGCGTTGGACGTCGATCCGTTGTAGGTGTTCTTGCGCCAGACGCCTTTGGAGAAGGCGACCGTGCCGGGGCGCACGTCGGCGGTGATGTTGGCCGGGCAATGCAGCTCGCCAAGGTGATTGAAGACGCGCACCGCGTCGCTCTGCGAGATGCTGCGCGCCGCCGCGTCCTCCGGGTTCATGTGCAGCACCGCCGCGCGCTCGCGCAGCTCGCCCAGCGTCGACGAGATCGTCTTCTCGGACGCCGGCGAGATGAGCGCGAGCGGGAAGCGCTCGGTCGCCGGATCGCTCTGATACCCGTACAGCCCGGCGGGCGCATCCCCGGCGATCGCCTCCGGGAACAGGTGCACCTTGCGATCCGGCGTGAGCGGGAACACGTCGACGAACTGAACCGGCGCGCCGTCGTGCGGCGGGGTCGCGACGCCGCGCTCCATCAGCTCGCGGCCGGCGGTTCCCATCCGCGACGTGATCCGCAGCAGGGTGTCGATGTCGTCCTCTTCGGTGCCGATCCCCAGGCGCTCCGCGATGGCGGAGAACACCTGCGCGTTGGTGCGCGCCTCGCCGCGCGGCTCGATCACCGGCCGCACGAGCTGCAGGCTGATCGGCCCGTACGATTTGGCGATGTCGTACTGCTCGAGGAACGTCGTCGCGGGCAGGACGACGTCGGCGTAGCGCGTGGTGTCGGTGAACACCTGCTCGAACGCCACGGTGAAGAGATCCTCGCGCTTCAGCCCCTCCAGCACCCGGTTCTGGTCCGGCATCGTCGCCAGCGGGTTGCAGTTGTAGGCGAACAGCATCTTGACCGGCGGATCGGAGTACTCGGTCAACGCGCGGCCGAGGTGGTTCATGTTCACGAGCCGCGTGTCCGGCTCCGGGGTGTCGATCCACTGCGCCGCCTTCAGGCCGAAGGCGAGGGAGTTGCTCATCGAGAAGCCGCCGCCGCGCACGCCGAACTTGCCGCCGACCGCCGGCAGCGCGAGCACCGCCGCGGCTGCGCTGCCGCCGTTGCGGTTGCGCTCGAGGCCCCAGCCGCAGCGCACCAGCGCGGGCGACGCCGCCACGTACAGGTCGGCGAACCGGCGCAGGACGGCAGGGTCGATGCCCGCCTCGGCCGCGGCGCGTTCGATCGTCCACGGCGCCGCCGCCGCACGCAGCCGCTCGCCGCCGTCCGTGTGCCGGGCGAGGAACGCCAGGTCGGCGTGCCCCTCTTCGAACATCACCCGGTGCAGCGCCAGCGCGACGGGCAGATCGGTGCCGGGACGGATCGCGAGGTGCAGATCCGCCTTTTTCGCCAGCGACGTGGTCCGCGGATCGATGACGACCAGTGTCGCGCCGGCCGCCTGTGCTTCCTTCACGTACGGGACGAGATGGATGCCCGAGGCCGAGGGGTTGACGCCCCATAGCACGATCAGCCTGGCGTGCGGATAGTCCTGATAGACGACGCCGGCCATCTTGCCGTACAGCGCCAGATTCGCCGCGCCGGTCGGCGCCGCGCAGACGGTGGTGGCGAGTCGCGACGTTCCGAAGCGCCGCCACAACTCGGCGTCGTTGGTGTTCTGGGTGAGCGGACCGTTCGAGCCGCCGTAGTAGAACGGGAGGATCGCCTCCCCGCCGTACTGCGCCTTGATCTCCGTCATCCGCCGCGCGATCAGGTCGAGCGCTTCCTCCCAGGTGACGCGGACGAACGTGCCCTGTCCCTTGGCGTCCTTGCGGACCGCCGGGTAGAGCACGCGGTCTTCGCCGTAGATGCGGTCGGCGAACCGGCGGACCTTGGCGCAGATGAAATTGCGGGTAACCGGATTGTCGTCGCCGCCGTCGATCTTGACGATGCGGCCGCGCTCGACGGCGACGTCGAGCGTGCAGGCGTCGGGACAGTCCAGCGGGCAGGCGGTGCGGACGGTGGAGTTGCCCCAGGTTTCCGGCGGAGCAGTGCGGGCCATGCCCGATTATATCGGGCCGGCCCCGCCGTCTCCTCTATTCGATGCCGGTACCCTCGCCCCCGCTGCCCATGTCGATGCCGGCGGCGCCCCCCTGGCCGCGATCCGGAGTGGTTCCGGACGCGGTCGGCGTCACTTCGTCGGCCCCTTCGTTCATGCGGCGCCGCCGCTTCGCCTCTTCGCTCGCCAGACCGGTCACGTCGTGCTCGCGGCGCGTCAGATCGTCGTTCGGATTGATCGGGCCGCCGAGCCCGAGGATATCGCCTTCCTGTGCCATTCGTCCCTCCTGCCCGATCCAGAGCAAATCCCGTGCTCGGAAGAACGGCTGGGTTCATAATGTGGCACCCAAGGAGGGATGGATGGCGGATCTGACCGGACGAATGATTGGTGCGATGCAGGCCGACGTGAAGACGTTCAACGAGATCGAAGCCGACCAGAACGCGATGGGGCAGGCGATCACCGTCATCGTGATTGCGGGCGTCGCGTCGCTGATCGGCAACATCTTCCGGTCGGGGCCCGTCGCCGGGGTGATCGGCCTGATCGGCTCGCTCTTCGCGTACGCGGTGTTCGCGTTGATGGTCTTCCTCATCGGCACCAAGGTCATGCCCGAGCCTGCGACCAAGGCCGACTTCAACGAGACCTTCCGCGTCGTCGGGTTCGCGGCATCGCCCGGCGTGTTCTACGTGCTCGCGATCGTGCCGTATCTCGGTCCGCTGATCTCTCTGCTGGTCGGGTTGTGGAGCCTGGTGATCGGCGTGATTGCCGTGCGCGAGGTGCTCGACTACTCGAACACGGGGCGGGCGATCATCGTGGCGCTGATCGCCGGCGTCATCTGCATCGTCATCTGGTCGATCGTCATGCTGCCGATTCTCGGGGCGATGTTCGTGGCGCGCGCGGTCACCGGCTGACACGGAACCGGCGCGGGCCGCTGGTGTCAAACGTGGGTGAGGGAGGCACCCATGCGAGAAGGGCTGCGG
Protein-coding sequences here:
- a CDS encoding molybdopterin-dependent oxidoreductase, producing the protein MARTAPPETWGNSTVRTACPLDCPDACTLDVAVERGRIVKIDGGDDNPVTRNFICAKVRRFADRIYGEDRVLYPAVRKDAKGQGTFVRVTWEEALDLIARRMTEIKAQYGGEAILPFYYGGSNGPLTQNTNDAELWRRFGTSRLATTVCAAPTGAANLALYGKMAGVVYQDYPHARLIVLWGVNPSASGIHLVPYVKEAQAAGATLVVIDPRTTSLAKKADLHLAIRPGTDLPVALALHRVMFEEGHADLAFLARHTDGGERLRAAAAPWTIERAAAEAGIDPAVLRRFADLYVAASPALVRCGWGLERNRNGGSAAAAVLALPAVGGKFGVRGGGFSMSNSLAFGLKAAQWIDTPEPDTRLVNMNHLGRALTEYSDPPVKMLFAYNCNPLATMPDQNRVLEGLKREDLFTVAFEQVFTDTTRYADVVLPATTFLEQYDIAKSYGPISLQLVRPVIEPRGEARTNAQVFSAIAERLGIGTEEDDIDTLLRITSRMGTAGRELMERGVATPPHDGAPVQFVDVFPLTPDRKVHLFPEAIAGDAPAGLYGYQSDPATERFPLALISPASEKTISSTLGELRERAAVLHMNPEDAAARSISQSDAVRVFNHLGELHCPANITADVRPGTVAFSKGVWRKNTYNGSTSNALVPDTLTDLGGGACFNDARVQVALLGRH
- a CDS encoding YIP1 family protein, whose protein sequence is MADLTGRMIGAMQADVKTFNEIEADQNAMGQAITVIVIAGVASLIGNIFRSGPVAGVIGLIGSLFAYAVFALMVFLIGTKVMPEPATKADFNETFRVVGFAASPGVFYVLAIVPYLGPLISLLVGLWSLVIGVIAVREVLDYSNTGRAIIVALIAGVICIVIWSIVMLPILGAMFVARAVTG